In Natranaerobius thermophilus JW/NM-WN-LF, the genomic stretch GGATTATCCAGGGTATAGTGCTCTTCATCTTCCCAACCCAGATGGGGGATTTCATAAGCTTCATGGCGATAAACCCCCTCTTCTGTACCCATGTACAATGCTGTTGGTGGACCAAAGTGAGCACTAAAACTCTCTACCCTGAGCTGTAAATCATTAATGAGCTGCCATTCCTGTCCGGAATTTCCAGAAAAGTATACACCACTTTCTAAGCCAGCCAATACTTTTTCAGGATTATTTGGATAAACATCCAGAGATACAACGGCAGGCAAGTATTCTGTATCTTCTGCGTCTCGGCTACCAGGAAGCCCTGTATTTCTGGACTCAAAACTTTCTCCTGCATTCTGAGAGTGGTATAAACCTCTACCCAAGGTTCCCAACCAAATCTTTTCCGGATTAAAATCTGCAACTTCTATTTCAGATAGAGCATAATCTTCCCTAGTAATAATCTCTTGGAATTCTTCTATCTCACCTTGCTCTTGCAACCAATCAACGTCATTTTCCGAATCTTCTTCTGATTCCTCAGCATCTGTATCTTCTTTATCATCCTGTTCATCAGATAATTCTTGGTCTGCTTCAATTGATAGTTCAGTATCTCCGTATCCCTCTACATAACGGGAGACCCCTGCATAACCACCGGCATAAACCACAGTCATATTTCGCTCACGTTCAAAAGATACATCAAGATACTCTACAAATTGATCTTCTAAACCCAGATGCTCCCAAGTCTCACCAGCATCTCTGCTTACATAAACACCTTGATCAGTGCCGGCCCATACTTCCTCTTTATCCATTGGATGAACACTTAAGTTATAAATTTGTCTATCAAGTCCATCGAGAGTTACTCGATCATAATACTGTTCACCAAAGTCCGAGATTAATAGCTTTTCACCGGCTACCATATACAGCTGTTCCGAACCCGATTCAAATTCCCGATTATCAGCGCCCTCCTGATCATAATCTTCTAAAGTAATTTCTGGATCACTCCAGGTTGCTACTGCCCGGGGACGCTCATTCAAGATATTTATCCAGTCTTCTCCTCGATCATCGGAGTAATAAACATTATCGTCAGATACTGCCACAAGTTTACTGGGGTCTAAACTAGACGAATAAAGTTCATGAACATAAGTAGTTAAGCCTTCGTTCAAGACTGCATGATCACCAGAACGAAGGTCTAGGGAAACAATCCCCTGTTCGCCTGTTCCAAAATAAAACTGTTCATCATCTTCCACATCTAGAATCATGCTCAGAAAATCTATATCCTGAAGTTCCTCACATACCGATTCCCAGTGATCACCTGCGTTAGTACTCCTTTTGATACCTTCACCTTCCGTAGCAGCCATGATGTGAATGGGAAGTTCCGGATCCATCCAAATTTCGTAAACAGGTGTTCCTAAAACTCCTTCGTGTTCCCAAGAAGCGCCACGATCATAAGAAGCATAAATGCCATTAGTAGTACCCAAATACATAATATACGGAAAAGAGGGGTTTATAGATATGGTCAAAACTTCTCCTACGAAATCATCGGAAATGACATCCCAGGTATTACCTCGATTACCACTTTGGACCAGACCAACATCGTCTACTGCCAGATAAAGCTGTTCCGGTGCCGATTTATGTATTTTCCCGGCAGTAACCTTCTCGCCTTCATAACCGATCTGTGTAAAAGAGCTCCCCTTTGTTCTGGAAACATAGGCACCGTCATTCGTTCCTACCAGGGTAGTTTCATTAAAAATTGGATCCTCTACAGTAGTAACGAAATAAGTTTCTAATCCTTCAAGAGACCCCTGGTAATAATCCCATTGTGCTCCACCATCCCTTGATAAATACAATCCTTCATCTGTTGCCATGTATACCAAATCTTCATCAACTTTACTAACTGAAATATCATTAATACTACTATTAGTCACACCCAAATCATACCAGTTTTCACCTTTATTAAAGCTTTTAAACAGTCCATGTGGAGTACCAGCATACATGTGATGAGGTTTATGGGGATCCTGGGTAATGGCAAGTACTTCTCCACTATAAGGTCCACCGGTGCTTTGCCATTGTGAAATTAACCAGCCCGACTCCGAGTTGTTACCCGGATTTTCTTTATTAGTGGGTCTGGATTGGTATTCAGAACTTTGATCATTGTCAGTATTTGCTCCTTCTTCCTCATTATGGTTTTTATAGTATGACTGATTCATTAGACTAACACCAATGGCTTCCCTAAATTCGGACAAGGCCTGTCCACCTGCTACCATCTGACTTGACTCTATGGTATCTTCGGGACTTAAGCCATCAGCCAAGGCCTCATCTTGATCAGGGCCCGGTACGAATATTAATAATGGCACAATGATCAATATAATAAGTGCCCATGATAATCTCAAATCAATTCACCCCTCAATCCTCACTACTATTTAAATCTAAATTATATTAATTGTAGATGGGCGATGTATAAAATGTAATTTATTATTAGATAATAACACTTCTACATTTTTTTTCAAATTTCCTCTTTAGAGCTAAAAATAATCTTGCCAATAAAACGTGGAATTTGCATTCCTCTACTAATTCGTTTGGGATCTGTGACTATCCTGTAAAACCATTCCAGCTTTAATTTTTGAAATATTTCAGGAGCCCGGTTAACTTCACCGGCAATAACGTCCAGACTTCCACCTATTCCCATACCTAAATTAATTGCCAGTTTGTCTCTATTTCTAGCCAAAAACAACTCCTGCTTAGGGCTTCCCATGGCTACAAATAGTAAACTGGCATCAGACTGATTAATTGTTTTTACTATTTTATCTTCCTCCTGTTGAGAAAAATAACCGTGATGAAATCCCTTGATTTGTAAACCGGGAAA encodes the following:
- a CDS encoding stalk domain-containing protein, with the protein product MRLSWALIILIIVPLLIFVPGPDQDEALADGLSPEDTIESSQMVAGGQALSEFREAIGVSLMNQSYYKNHNEEEGANTDNDQSSEYQSRPTNKENPGNNSESGWLISQWQSTGGPYSGEVLAITQDPHKPHHMYAGTPHGLFKSFNKGENWYDLGVTNSSINDISVSKVDEDLVYMATDEGLYLSRDGGAQWDYYQGSLEGLETYFVTTVEDPIFNETTLVGTNDGAYVSRTKGSSFTQIGYEGEKVTAGKIHKSAPEQLYLAVDDVGLVQSGNRGNTWDVISDDFVGEVLTISINPSFPYIMYLGTTNGIYASYDRGASWEHEGVLGTPVYEIWMDPELPIHIMAATEGEGIKRSTNAGDHWESVCEELQDIDFLSMILDVEDDEQFYFGTGEQGIVSLDLRSGDHAVLNEGLTTYVHELYSSSLDPSKLVAVSDDNVYYSDDRGEDWINILNERPRAVATWSDPEITLEDYDQEGADNREFESGSEQLYMVAGEKLLISDFGEQYYDRVTLDGLDRQIYNLSVHPMDKEEVWAGTDQGVYVSRDAGETWEHLGLEDQFVEYLDVSFERERNMTVVYAGGYAGVSRYVEGYGDTELSIEADQELSDEQDDKEDTDAEESEEDSENDVDWLQEQGEIEEFQEIITREDYALSEIEVADFNPEKIWLGTLGRGLYHSQNAGESFESRNTGLPGSRDAEDTEYLPAVVSLDVYPNNPEKVLAGLESGVYFSGNSGQEWQLINDLQLRVESFSAHFGPPTALYMGTEEGVYRHEAYEIPHLGWEDEEHYTLDNPDVYRFEEHFELKNTTNETKENVVFMAPKVLNHGIYQFRYDYNLDSEPSQTLTKENYDQLDGNAYDVEESWFEKGNEILVFEKDKLGPEETWDIKVNNEVVVFETYYDLDTMDPEPYDTNSEFYQLYTGPDEMSPSDHEEIQNRAAHVVGDAEEPIEKVENIFNWVKDYLEYVPPGNVGALEAYRSGEGVCADYADLFVALARAEGIPARRLSGYYISGPDEGQYHAWSEFYLEGYGWVPVEPTFDAWYSDFFGELPDTSHIFMSYGVVRHEFTEGLEFKESFDIEKVSLDEMGFRQEDILDILEEDELELDQNGEQEQLENEENHETGGQDENHGDNETIEDQDSDNQENTSNDNQDQNSDRNQEENSNHDQAEEQEENSWERLILTKLGSNSLEINDKITGEQTSKEMDVESYVSQGRTLVPLRFVADSLGANVDYLPDEGIARVIQENQSISMFVSEETKHETALVNGEEVELEVPAEIKNGRTMVPLRFVNEQMGSYVTYDEDTKEISIYY